One Paenibacillus sp. FSL W8-0186 genomic window carries:
- a CDS encoding carbohydrate ABC transporter permease, with amino-acid sequence MQKRYSGRLFATEIIMVIVALLFLSPFYFLLVNSVKTFGEIMSNSASWPTAFQWSNFTKAWELTRFPQAFTNSLVITVISVVILALLSAMGAYRMVRANTLFNRLLFFLFIAAMVIPFQSIMIPLMRIVNELGVNNSKLGLIITYLGLGAPMSLFLFHGFVKSIPLEIEEAATVDGCTSIGVFFRMVLPMLRPMIMTVVVLNCLWIWNDYLLPSLILQRPHMRTIPLATFSFFGEYTKQWDIALPALVLGITPIIAFFLMLQRYIVEGIAAGSVKG; translated from the coding sequence ATGCAAAAAAGATATTCCGGTCGCCTGTTCGCAACGGAGATTATCATGGTTATCGTCGCTCTGCTCTTCTTATCTCCGTTCTATTTCCTGCTCGTCAACTCCGTCAAGACGTTTGGCGAGATTATGTCGAACTCGGCCAGCTGGCCGACGGCGTTCCAATGGAGCAACTTTACAAAAGCATGGGAGCTGACGCGGTTTCCCCAAGCGTTTACCAATTCATTGGTCATCACCGTGATCAGCGTAGTCATTCTGGCTTTATTAAGCGCTATGGGCGCTTATCGGATGGTTCGAGCCAACACCTTGTTCAACCGTCTGTTGTTCTTTCTGTTCATCGCCGCGATGGTTATCCCGTTCCAATCGATCATGATTCCACTCATGAGAATTGTGAATGAATTGGGCGTCAACAATAGCAAGCTGGGTCTGATCATCACGTATCTCGGGCTGGGAGCCCCGATGTCGCTATTCCTGTTCCATGGATTCGTCAAATCGATTCCCCTGGAAATCGAGGAAGCTGCAACTGTAGATGGCTGTACATCAATAGGCGTATTTTTCCGAATGGTACTGCCGATGCTCCGGCCAATGATTATGACGGTCGTTGTCCTGAACTGCTTGTGGATCTGGAACGATTATCTCCTTCCGTCACTGATCCTGCAGCGGCCGCATATGCGGACCATTCCGCTGGCTACCTTCTCCTTCTTTGGAGAGTATACCAAGCAATGGGATATTGCACTGCCGGCTCTCGTGCTGGGGATCACGCCGATCATTGCTTTCTTCTTAATGCTTCAACGCTACATTGTTGAGGGAATCGCAGCAGGATCAGTTAAAGGCTAA
- a CDS encoding sugar ABC transporter permease, with protein sequence MSKRRLSGWGLQLFFVGPVLLFFTVIMVIPFFLGMYYSLTDWNGVAGTVNWVGLANFKTIFTNDPDFWSSFWFTTRFTLVGIVLTNVVGFFLAYFLTKALKLRNILRTIFFMPNVIGGLLLGFIWQFIFIKGFSTMYDVTGWSFFGLPWLGDSVTGFWGITIVFVWQTAGYLMVVYISSLTNVPTEIMEAAEIDGANRWQMLRSIIVPLIMPAVTICLFLAISWAFKMFDLNLSLTKGGPFKSTESVAMNVYAEAFQNNRYGLGTAKAMLFFVIVAVITIIQVALTKKKEVEA encoded by the coding sequence ATGAGCAAGAGAAGATTGTCCGGATGGGGGCTGCAGTTGTTTTTTGTAGGACCGGTCCTGCTGTTCTTCACAGTCATCATGGTTATTCCGTTCTTCCTTGGCATGTACTACTCGCTGACGGACTGGAACGGCGTGGCGGGTACAGTCAATTGGGTAGGCTTGGCCAATTTCAAAACGATATTTACGAATGACCCTGATTTCTGGTCATCGTTCTGGTTTACGACCAGATTCACACTGGTCGGTATCGTTTTAACGAACGTTGTCGGATTTTTCCTCGCTTATTTTTTGACAAAGGCGTTGAAGCTGCGCAACATTTTGCGAACGATTTTTTTCATGCCTAACGTCATCGGCGGGCTGCTGCTTGGATTTATTTGGCAGTTTATTTTTATCAAAGGCTTTAGCACAATGTATGATGTTACGGGCTGGTCGTTCTTCGGCCTTCCGTGGCTGGGAGATTCCGTTACTGGCTTCTGGGGCATTACGATTGTGTTCGTATGGCAAACTGCGGGTTACCTCATGGTCGTCTACATTTCCTCATTGACGAATGTGCCGACCGAGATTATGGAGGCTGCGGAAATCGATGGCGCCAATCGCTGGCAGATGCTGCGCAGCATCATTGTTCCGCTGATTATGCCAGCTGTTACGATTTGTTTATTCCTGGCGATTTCCTGGGCGTTTAAAATGTTCGACCTTAACCTCTCGCTGACGAAAGGCGGACCATTTAAATCCACAGAATCGGTCGCCATGAACGTTTATGCGGAAGCCTTCCAGAATAACCGGTACGGTCTGGGTACGGCGAAGGCCATGCTGTTCTTCGTAATCGTCGCGGTCATTACGATCATTCAGGTGGCGCTGACGAAGAAGAAGGAGGTCGAGGCATAA
- a CDS encoding sensor histidine kinase, whose protein sequence is MKWNSIRAKLIIFLLLATVIPIVTTMFVTYSYTAHSLRTRVAEEDTKLLYQGGRHIVNLVEDLNRSSSNVFSISNQLKAGYEDVQSDSRVYAVLSNIATSVPDIFQVYLYENGNRKATLVTLNTPQRNYNTDVYTDVLTEDRPTVWVQKSHMSHTYGLKALQPRYPSRPVFTLHRRIENVPSSEVIGYLSIDVSLTALTDIVDQLYNKEREKIFIVDENGDLIYADEQSKLGEPLQESWYSGVISASGRTSGHFEQDGSLFIYNKITGKGMKWTIVKQIPVSYLVREANHAAGINLLLLAVSLIVIAAATIIISVRITAPIKQLGKYMNQIQSGNLNVDIQPASNDEIGAVMLRFRSMMDTINNLILREYKLELANKTNQLRAMQAQINPHFLNNTLQIIGTLALELKMPRIYALLSALAKMMHYSMHFEDKNVTLRDELEHVKAYIELQKERFESRFQFQYDVDDSLLDLPMPKMILQPVVENYFKHGLDRTASDGELTLAARRLGEGQFEIVVRNNGAQIPEGRLQQLQQKLSDLSADRIHHPVDEGDEASRPSIGLANVLARLQLVNRDSAALTISNLDPVGVQITLIIPDQNRSGA, encoded by the coding sequence TTGAAGTGGAACAGCATACGCGCAAAACTGATCATTTTTCTACTCCTGGCTACCGTCATACCGATCGTGACCACGATGTTTGTTACTTATTCCTATACAGCCCATTCGCTCAGAACGAGGGTCGCTGAAGAAGATACGAAGCTGCTGTACCAAGGCGGAAGGCATATCGTCAATTTGGTGGAGGATTTGAACCGCAGCTCCTCCAATGTATTCTCAATCTCTAATCAGCTCAAGGCCGGGTACGAGGATGTGCAGAGCGATTCCCGCGTTTACGCCGTGTTATCCAATATCGCAACGTCCGTACCGGATATTTTCCAGGTGTATTTGTACGAGAACGGCAACCGCAAAGCAACGCTGGTGACGCTCAACACCCCGCAGCGCAATTACAACACCGACGTTTATACCGATGTGCTGACCGAAGACCGTCCTACCGTATGGGTGCAAAAAAGCCATATGAGCCATACTTACGGACTTAAGGCTTTACAGCCGCGCTACCCTTCGCGGCCGGTATTTACGCTTCATCGAAGAATCGAAAATGTTCCCTCAAGCGAGGTCATCGGATATTTATCGATTGATGTCAGCCTGACGGCGTTGACCGACATCGTCGACCAGTTGTATAACAAAGAACGGGAGAAGATTTTCATTGTCGATGAGAACGGGGATTTAATCTATGCCGATGAGCAGAGCAAGCTCGGCGAGCCGCTGCAGGAGAGCTGGTATTCGGGGGTAATCTCCGCCTCAGGCCGAACGAGCGGCCATTTCGAGCAGGACGGCAGCCTATTCATTTACAACAAAATTACCGGGAAAGGCATGAAGTGGACGATCGTTAAACAGATCCCCGTGTCTTATTTGGTCCGGGAAGCAAACCATGCCGCCGGAATCAACCTGCTGCTGCTTGCTGTTTCATTAATCGTCATCGCTGCGGCGACCATCATTATCTCGGTGCGAATTACCGCCCCGATCAAGCAGCTCGGCAAATATATGAACCAGATTCAATCTGGTAACTTGAATGTCGATATTCAACCGGCAAGCAATGATGAGATCGGTGCGGTCATGCTGCGTTTCCGCAGTATGATGGACACGATCAACAACCTGATTTTGCGCGAATACAAGCTGGAGCTGGCCAACAAAACGAATCAATTGCGGGCGATGCAGGCGCAGATCAACCCTCATTTCCTGAACAATACGCTGCAAATTATCGGCACGCTGGCGCTGGAACTGAAGATGCCGCGAATCTATGCGCTGCTGTCGGCCCTTGCGAAAATGATGCACTACAGCATGCATTTCGAGGATAAAAACGTCACCCTGCGGGACGAGCTGGAACATGTCAAAGCCTATATCGAACTGCAGAAGGAACGTTTTGAAAGCCGTTTTCAGTTCCAATATGATGTGGATGATTCGCTGCTTGATCTTCCTATGCCGAAAATGATTCTGCAGCCGGTAGTTGAGAACTATTTTAAGCACGGTTTAGACCGTACGGCTTCGGACGGGGAACTGACGCTGGCCGCAAGAAGGCTGGGCGAAGGTCAGTTCGAGATCGTCGTGCGGAACAATGGAGCGCAAATTCCGGAAGGCAGACTGCAGCAGCTGCAGCAGAAGCTGAGCGATTTATCCGCCGACAGAATCCATCATCCCGTGGATGAGGGCGATGAGGCAAGCCGCCCTTCGATTGGTCTAGCCAATGTTCTGGCCCGGCTGCAGCTTGTCAATAGAGACAGCGCCGCCCTGACGATCAGCAATCTTGATCCGGTCGGTGTACAAATTACCCTGATCATTCCTGATCAGAACAGAAGCGGAGCGTGA
- a CDS encoding helix-turn-helix domain-containing protein codes for MRALIVDDEARVRKAVRLLVDWDVHGIDEIMEAGSGNEAMELIRESKPGLVIMDMMMASGHGMELMEWISEFAGSIKFIVVSGHNDFDFVRNTVRHGGIDYILKPIDAEAINAAVHKAVTEWREEERERIDMQRQNIQLNEFKPVYGEKLLSSLIDDQNAAEASIRRLRNEGAVPMEADTVQLALLQLDASDALLIQRFGNDSELMHFAIINICNEFLAKERSGIAFKYWGAPWEIIILAWEPACDIQKLISRINEGLLHTLQRRMHFGIGPAGRLPHSLPAQYAEAKSALARRNLLRSDAYVHSLGAGSEDPADRHGQFTFSSVREEWKMAVLSGNDGQISAAAQKWTGELGRIGTVTPEQLQHWTSAAMQFRTQLLRETLGDASGNALTVLEQSDRQNQPPFPGSYAFTLFAWRDWSYGLMTDLARMINERQAKDKRTIDDIVKYIEQRYMDDLSLLDIASTFFVSREYISRKFKQEFGINFSDYLATYRIGKAKQLMHNPHLKIAQVAEMVGFRDVKYFSKVFKKQEGMTPKDYRSKLEI; via the coding sequence ATGAGAGCACTTATTGTAGACGATGAAGCCAGAGTCCGTAAAGCTGTCCGTCTTCTCGTGGATTGGGATGTCCACGGCATCGATGAAATTATGGAAGCGGGAAGCGGCAACGAAGCGATGGAGCTCATCCGCGAGTCCAAGCCCGGACTCGTCATCATGGACATGATGATGGCCTCCGGTCACGGCATGGAGCTGATGGAATGGATCAGCGAATTTGCCGGCAGCATTAAATTCATCGTCGTCAGCGGGCATAATGATTTCGATTTCGTCCGCAACACCGTCCGCCACGGCGGAATCGACTATATCCTTAAACCGATTGACGCGGAAGCCATCAATGCCGCGGTTCATAAGGCGGTGACGGAATGGCGCGAAGAGGAACGGGAACGGATCGATATGCAGCGGCAAAATATCCAGTTGAATGAATTCAAACCAGTCTACGGTGAGAAACTGCTTTCCTCTCTCATTGATGACCAAAACGCCGCGGAGGCTTCCATTCGCCGTCTACGCAATGAGGGCGCCGTTCCGATGGAGGCCGATACCGTGCAGCTAGCGCTGCTGCAGCTGGATGCCAGCGACGCGCTGCTCATCCAGCGGTTCGGCAATGACAGCGAATTGATGCATTTTGCCATCATTAATATTTGCAATGAGTTCCTGGCCAAGGAGCGCTCCGGTATTGCCTTTAAATATTGGGGAGCTCCTTGGGAAATCATAATTCTGGCCTGGGAGCCGGCCTGCGACATCCAGAAGCTGATTTCCCGCATCAATGAAGGGTTGCTCCATACTTTGCAGCGGAGAATGCATTTTGGGATCGGCCCGGCCGGCCGGCTCCCGCATAGCCTCCCAGCGCAATATGCTGAAGCTAAATCGGCGCTGGCCAGGCGGAACCTGCTGCGGAGCGATGCCTATGTGCATTCGCTGGGAGCAGGAAGCGAGGACCCGGCGGACAGGCACGGCCAGTTCACCTTCAGCTCGGTTAGAGAGGAATGGAAGATGGCTGTCCTAAGCGGAAACGACGGGCAAATTTCCGCCGCCGCCCAGAAATGGACCGGTGAGCTTGGCCGGATCGGGACCGTTACGCCGGAGCAGCTTCAGCACTGGACATCCGCGGCCATGCAATTTCGCACCCAGCTTCTGCGGGAGACATTGGGCGATGCCTCCGGGAATGCCCTCACTGTGCTGGAGCAGAGCGACCGGCAGAATCAGCCTCCATTCCCGGGCAGTTATGCTTTTACGCTGTTTGCCTGGCGGGACTGGTCTTACGGTTTAATGACCGATCTGGCCCGGATGATCAACGAACGGCAAGCCAAAGACAAGCGGACGATCGACGATATCGTTAAATATATCGAGCAGCGCTACATGGACGACTTGTCCCTGCTGGACATCGCCAGCACTTTTTTCGTCAGCCGGGAGTACATTTCACGCAAATTCAAGCAGGAATTCGGCATAAATTTCTCCGACTATCTGGCCACTTACCGGATCGGTAAAGCGAAGCAGCTCATGCATAATCCCCATTTGAAAATTGCGCAGGTTGCCGAGATGGTCGGCTTTCGCGATGTCAAGTATTTCAGCAAAGTGTTCAAGAAGCAGGAAGGTATGACTCCGAAGGATTATCGAAGCAAGCTGGAAATCTAA
- a CDS encoding amino acid ABC transporter ATP-binding protein: MAIIEVNNLKKVFGQLEVLKNISFSVNPSEVVAVIGPSGSGKSTMLRSLVHLEEANGGSIRIGDQYLVHDGAYSNAQQIKAMTSRMGMVFQHFNLFPHLTVKGNLELSPRLVKGRSAAEVSRMSRELLDKVGLADKADVYPSSLSGGQKQRVAIARALMMNPEILLFDEPTSALDPELTGEVLQVMKRLAGEQITMIVVTHEMGFAREVADRVLFMADGEIIESGTPEQIFGNPRHERTRSFLNRVLA, encoded by the coding sequence ATGGCAATCATTGAAGTTAACAATTTGAAAAAGGTATTCGGCCAGCTTGAGGTGCTAAAAAACATCTCCTTCAGCGTAAATCCGAGCGAAGTCGTAGCCGTTATCGGCCCTTCCGGCTCGGGAAAATCGACGATGCTCCGCAGCCTGGTTCATTTGGAAGAGGCGAACGGCGGCAGCATCCGGATCGGTGATCAATATCTCGTTCACGACGGCGCCTATTCCAATGCCCAGCAGATTAAGGCGATGACCTCACGGATGGGCATGGTGTTCCAGCACTTCAACCTGTTTCCGCACCTGACGGTAAAGGGGAATCTGGAGCTGTCTCCGAGGCTGGTTAAAGGAAGGTCTGCTGCTGAAGTATCCCGGATGAGCCGGGAGCTGCTCGACAAGGTCGGCCTGGCCGATAAGGCGGACGTCTACCCGTCCAGTCTCTCGGGGGGGCAGAAGCAGCGGGTAGCCATCGCCCGGGCTCTGATGATGAACCCGGAGATCCTGCTGTTCGATGAGCCGACCTCTGCCCTCGATCCCGAGCTGACGGGGGAAGTGCTGCAGGTCATGAAGCGCTTGGCCGGGGAGCAGATCACAATGATCGTCGTGACGCATGAAATGGGCTTTGCCCGGGAGGTCGCCGACCGCGTCCTGTTCATGGCGGATGGCGAAATCATCGAGTCCGGCACGCCGGAGCAAATTTTCGGCAATCCGCGGCATGAGCGGACGCGCTCGTTCCTGAACCGGGTACTAGCTTGA
- a CDS encoding amino acid ABC transporter permease, with the protein MSISYLWDITIPMLQGAKTTILLFLLVILLSIPLGFLVTLMMNSRVKPVSWLAHGYVYVMRGTPLLLQLLFFCFGLPMLPVIGEYLVLDRFAAAGLAFILNYAAYFAEIFRGGLLAVDKGQYEAAQVLGLSRWQTLTRIIMPQMFRVALPAVSNESITLVKDTALLYAVSVPELLHFAYTAVNRDFTIVPFVVAGVVYLLMILGLTVLFKALERKFKFE; encoded by the coding sequence ATGAGTATAAGTTACCTATGGGACATCACGATACCGATGCTGCAGGGGGCCAAAACGACGATTTTGCTGTTTTTGCTGGTTATCCTGCTCTCGATTCCGCTGGGCTTCCTTGTTACGTTAATGATGAACAGCCGTGTGAAGCCGGTTAGCTGGCTGGCTCACGGTTATGTTTACGTCATGCGCGGAACGCCGCTCTTGCTGCAGCTGTTGTTCTTCTGCTTCGGTCTGCCGATGCTCCCGGTTATTGGCGAATATCTCGTGCTGGACCGTTTTGCGGCGGCTGGGCTTGCTTTTATTCTCAACTATGCTGCTTATTTCGCGGAGATTTTCCGCGGAGGCTTACTGGCCGTGGATAAAGGGCAATACGAAGCAGCGCAGGTGCTGGGATTGAGCCGTTGGCAGACATTAACGCGGATTATTATGCCGCAAATGTTCCGGGTGGCGCTGCCTGCGGTATCCAATGAATCGATTACGCTCGTCAAGGATACAGCCTTGCTCTATGCGGTATCCGTTCCCGAATTGCTACACTTCGCCTATACGGCGGTTAACCGCGATTTCACCATCGTTCCGTTCGTCGTTGCCGGGGTTGTCTACCTGCTTATGATTTTAGGTCTTACCGTACTGTTCAAGGCGCTTGAGCGAAAGTTCAAATTCGAGTAA
- a CDS encoding amino acid ABC transporter substrate-binding protein: protein MKRNRWVVLGVILSILMVALAGCAGTNSSSGGAKGDKLVIGVDDKFAPMGFRDEKNELVGFDIDFAKAVGEEMGVEVTFQPIDWKAKESELNSGRIDLIWNGYTITEERKGKVLFTKPYLENSQIIITLADSDIHSIKDLAGKNVGLQSLSSAADALNANPIHSEVKSVTEFADNVLALTDLKTKRLDAVIIDEVVARYYMSKDEGIFRLVEETLAPEQYGIGVKKGNEALLEKLQQAIDTLNSNGKAAEISTKWFGEDKVLK, encoded by the coding sequence ATGAAGAGAAATAGATGGGTTGTACTAGGGGTAATTCTATCGATATTGATGGTTGCATTAGCAGGGTGTGCCGGCACTAACAGCAGTAGCGGCGGAGCCAAGGGTGACAAGCTGGTTATTGGAGTAGACGATAAATTCGCACCGATGGGATTCCGGGACGAGAAGAACGAATTGGTCGGCTTTGACATTGATTTCGCCAAGGCCGTTGGCGAGGAAATGGGCGTGGAAGTCACCTTCCAGCCCATTGACTGGAAAGCGAAGGAATCCGAGCTGAACAGCGGACGGATCGATCTGATCTGGAACGGCTATACGATCACCGAGGAGCGCAAAGGCAAAGTCCTGTTCACGAAGCCTTACTTGGAGAACAGCCAGATCATTATTACGCTAGCAGATTCTGATATTCATTCCATCAAGGATTTGGCTGGAAAGAATGTAGGTCTGCAATCTTTGTCCTCGGCGGCGGACGCGCTGAATGCCAATCCGATCCACTCCGAAGTGAAGAGTGTTACCGAGTTCGCGGATAACGTGCTGGCTCTTACGGATTTGAAGACAAAGCGCCTTGATGCGGTAATCATTGACGAGGTTGTGGCCAGATACTACATGTCCAAGGATGAGGGAATTTTTAGACTGGTTGAGGAGACCCTTGCTCCAGAACAATATGGCATAGGCGTCAAGAAGGGCAACGAAGCCTTGCTGGAGAAGCTGCAGCAAGCGATCGACACGCTGAACTCCAATGGCAAAGCCGCTGAAATTTCAACGAAATGGTTTGGCGAAGACAAGGTTTTGAAATAA